The genome window CCGGCGCGCAAGTGGTCGGCAGCACGCCCGCCGAACTGGGCCAGATCCTGGTAGCCGAGGAAAAGAAATACGGCGAACTGATCCGCAGCATGGGGATACGGCTCGAATGACCCGGGAACCAGGAAGGAGCAAGTCCATGAAGGCCGTTTCCCTGTACGCACCCTATGGCTGGAAGGCGAAGATCGGCCTGATCGTTCCCTCCACCAACACCATCAACGAGCCCGAGTTCTGGCGCATGGCTCCCGAGGGCGTGGGCGTGTTCACAGCCCGCGCCATGCTGCTGGGCAGCATGACCCGGGAATCCTACGTCGCGATGGCCGAGGCGACCCGCTCGGCCGCCGACCAGCTGGCCACCGCCGAGGTCGACATCGTCGCCTACGGCTGCACCTCGGGCTCGTTCATGTGCCCCATGTCCGAGATCGTGGCGGACATCGGCAAGCGGGCGGGCGCGCCGGCGCTGGCCGCCTCGGGGGCCGTGGTCGCGGCGCTGCGAGCGCTGGGCGTGCGCAACGTGGCCGTGGCCACGCCCTATGTGCAGCTCGTCAACCGGCGCGAGCGGGAATTCCTGGAGGAATACGGGTTCGGCGTGACGTCGCTGCACGGCCTGGAGCTTGGCGAAACCCAGGAGGAACGCCGCGCCATCGGCCGGGTTCCGCCCGAGGCCCTGTACCGGCTGGCGCGCCAGGCCGACCGCCCGGAGGCCGACGCAGTGTTCATTTCCTGCACCAACCTGGCGTCGCTGGGCGTGGTCGCGGCGCTGGAGCGGGATCTGGGCAAGCCGGTCATCACCAGCAACCAGGCGTGCTTCTGGGCATGTCTGCGCCGCCTGGGCCTGAACGACACGATCGGGGGCCATGGCAGGCTGCTCGAGACGTGCCTCGCGCCTATCGACGACGCCGCCTTCGAAGTATGATCGGCCTCGTCCGAGCTTCGATAACCGCCTTGCCACCTTGGCACGTCCGCTGAACTTCCGCCAACTCGAAGCATTCCGCGCCGTCATGCTGACCGGCAGCATGACGGGCGCCGGCCATGCGATGTCCATTTCCCAGCCGGCGGTCTCGCGGCTGATCCACGATCTGGAGCACGAGTTGAAGCTGGTGCTGTTCCAGCGCCAGGGCGTGCAGATCATCGCGACCGAAGCGGCGGTCCGGCTGTACAGCGAAGTGGAGCGGCACTTCACCGGCGCCGACCGGATCCGCGAGGCGGCGCGCGCGATCCGGCTGTCGACGGCGGGCTACCTGCACGTGGGAACCATGCCCAATCTCGCCTCGCACTGCCTGCCGGAAGCCATCGGACTACTGCTGCGGGACCATCCCGACATCATCGTCTCCGTCCATCCCGACAGCTCGATCAACCTCGTCTCCATGCTGCTCCACGCGCAGCTGGACATCGTGTTCGGCACGATGCCGCCGGATCCGGACGGCCTGGAGCACGACCCCTTTCCCTCGACCCAGGCAGTCTGCGTCATGCCCGCCGCCCATCCGCTCGCGCGCAAGAAGCGGATCTCGGTCAACGACCTGGACGGCCAGGACTTCGTCGCGCTGGGCCAGGCCAGCCGCCAGCGCATGCAGCTCAACAACGCGATGCTGACGGCCGGCGTGCGGCCCAACATCCGCGTCGAGACCATGCACTCGTCCTCGGCCATCGGCTACGTCAGCCGCGGGATAGGAATCGCGGTCATCGACCCCATCGCCATCATCGGCCATCGCACCCCCAAGGTCGCCATCCGACCCTTCACGCCGGCCATATCGCTGGATTTCTCGGCCGTCTACCGGCGCAACGTGCCCAGGCCGGATGCCGCGGCCGCGCTGACCCGGGCGCTCAGGCGCGTGGTGGACGACAAACTGGGGGAACTGGGCGCCCGGACCCCGCGGACGGGCAAGGATTAAAATACCGGCCACCCTCCCTAGATAGTCCAGTCCAGATCATGTCCGAAGGCTTCACCACCCGCATCCTGCACAGCGACCGCCGCGGCTCGGTCGAGCATGGAGCGCTGCACAAACCCATGCACACCGCCTCCGCCTTCGGCTACGGCGACGCGCAAACCCTGGTCGACGTGTTCCAGGGCCGCAATCCGGGATACTCGTACGGCCGCCAGGGCAACCCCACCACCGCGGCGCTCGAAGCCAAGCTCACCGAGATGGAGGACGGCATCGGCACCGTCTCGTTCTCGACCGGCATGGCGGCCATCGCCGCGGTGCTGACCACCCTGCTGCGCGAAGGCGACCACGTGGTCTCCAGCGGCTTCCTGTTCGGCAATACCAACAGTCTGTTCGCCACGATGAAGGGCCTGGGCGTGGAGGTGGATTTCGTCGACGCCACCGACGCGGCCAACGTCGAGCGCGCGCTGCGCCCCGACACCCGCCTGGTGTTCGTCGAAACCATCGCCAATCCCCGCACGCAGGTCGCCGCGCTGGCCGAGATCGGCGCGCTGTGCAAGGCCCGCGGCGTGCTGTACGTGGTCGACAACACCATGACCTCGCCCTACCTGTTCCGTCCCAAGACGGTGCAGGCCGACCTGAGCATCAACTCGCTCACCAAGTACATCTGCGGCCACGGCAACGCGCTGGGCGGCGCGATCACCGACACCGGCCTGTTCGACTGGACCGCCTATCCCAACATCAGCCCGTCGTACCGCAGCACCAAGCCGGCCATGCAGGGCCTGCAGCAGATCAAGAAGAAGGGCCTGCGCGACATGGGCGCGACCCTGGGTTCCGAGGCTGCGCACCGCATCGCCGCTGGCGCCGAAACACTAAGCCTGCGCATGGAGCGCGCCTGCGCGACCGCCGCCGCGCTGGCCGCGCAACTGGCCGCCCATCCCAAGGTCAAGCGCGTCTATCACCCCAGCCTGCCCGACCATCCGCAGCACGAGCGCGCCCGCGCCCTGTTCAAGCGGGGCGGCGCCCTGCTCGCGTTCGAATTGCAGGACGGGCTCGATCCGGTGCATTTCCAGAACCAGCTGCGCGTGGTCATTTCCGCCACCCACCTGGGCGACAACCGCACGCTGGCCATCCCGGTGGCGCAGACCATCTATTGGGAAATGGGCCCCGAGCGGCGGCGCGAGATGGACATCGCCGATTCGCTGATACGCGTCTCGGTCGGCATCGAGGACCCCGAGGACCTGCTGGGCGACTTCGCCCAGGCCTGCGACGCCGTCTAGGCCCTAGCCCGCGTCCTCATTCAGGCCGCGTATCGCCGCGATCAGCGTCGCGGCCCGGTAGGGCTTGGTCACGTGGGCCTGGAAACCGCTCTCCAGCGCGCGCCGGCGATCGTCCTCGCGCGCCAGGGCGGTGACCGCCACCGCGCGCAGGGCCGTGCCATCCAGGCCCATGCCCTTGCGCACCGTCTCGATCAACTGGTAGCCGTCCATGCCCGGCATGCCGATGTCGGCCACCAGCGCGGAATAGAAGCCGGCGCCGCGCCCGGCCAGTTCCTCCAACGCCGCGTAGGCCGAGGTCACACCCGTGACTTCGGCGCCGTATTCGCGCAGCAGGTGGGTCAGGTACTCGAGCATGTCGGGCTGGTCTTCCACCGCCAGGATGAGCTGGCCCGCCAGGCTGTCGGCATGCAGCAGGTCCCCCTTCTCGCCCTGGACGTCGCCGGTCTCGGAAGCGACAAGCGGCGACCGGTACACCGGCAGGCTGACCGTGAAACAGGCGCCTCGGTTCATCCCTTCGCTCTCGGCCCAGACCTCGCCGCCATGCATCTCGACCAGTTGCTTGACGATGGACAGGCCCAGCCCCAGGCCGCCGTAGCGCCGCGACGTCGAGCCGTCCGCCTGGCGGAAGCGGTCGAACAGATGAGGAAGGAAATCGGGCTCGATGCCCACGCCGCTGTCTGCCACCGCGATTTCGAAACGCGTGTCGGTGCGGCGCGCGGCGATGCTGATACGGCCGTTGGGCGGCGTGAACTTGATCGCGTTGGACAGCAGGTTCCACAAGATTTGTTGCAATCGCGCGGGGTCGGCCAGCACCAGGCAGACCTCGAAGCTGTGCTGGAACTCCAGCCGTATTCCCTTGCTCTGCATGGACGGCTCGCTCGATTGCACGACGCGTGCGACGTGCTCGAAACCGTCCAGCGGTTCCAGGTCGAGCTTGATCTTGCCCAGGAAGATCGCGCTCATGTCCAGCATGTCGGAGATCAGCGTGGCCTGGGTGCGGGCGCTCTGCAATATGGTCGAGAGCCCCTTGCTCAGTTGCTCGTTGTCCGCCGCACGCTTGAGCAGCAACTGGCTCCAGCCGATGATGACGGACAACGGCGTGCGCAGCTCGTGCGACAGCGTGGCCAGGAACTCGTCCTTCATGCGGGTGGCGGTCTCGGCGTCGTGCCGGGCGGCGCGCTCGGCAGCCAGCAGTTGCTCGCGCTGCGCCTCCATCAGGTAGCGTTCGGTGATGTCGCTGAACAGCACGGCAACGGTGGCCTCGTCGGGCTCGCCCAGGCGGAAGGCGTAGACGTCGAACCAGCGCCCCAGCGTTTCGGCATGGTGCTCGAAGCGGGCCGGCTGTCCGGTCAGCGCGACGTCGCCGTAGATCTGGTACCAGTGTTCCTCGTGGTCGGGAGACAGCTCGCGCATGCGCTTGCCCAGCGCGTGGCGCAAGCCGGTATGGGCCTCGAAGGCGGGATTGATCTCGAGGAAGCGATAATCGACCGGCTTGCCGCTTTCGAAGAGCATCTGCAGGACGCAGAACCCCTGGTCGATGGATTCGAACAACTGCCGGTAGCGGTCCTCGCTGCGTCGCAAGGCGTCGGCGGCGGCCTGATCATCCAGGCGTCGCTGGCCCCTGAACCTGTAGGATGCGATATCCCACGGCTGCATACGCGTCGCCGCTCCGCTGGTTGCCCGTCGATGGCGAAGTGTACCCGCGCCTCCGTGGCCACCTCCGGGAGCATGTGTTTCAAGGCATGACCCTTGTGACCCCCGCGGCCGGGCGGGGGATGCTAGCATCCCGCCCATCGGGCCTCGCCCTGCCCCGCCTGACCTGTCCGCCGTGAACGCTTCCGCCGATACCTACCCCGTCACTCTCGATCCCCAGCAATGGACCTTCGCCGCCGGCAAGGACGAGAACCTGTTCCAGGCCGCGCGGCGCGCCGGCATACGGCTGCCCACCATCTGCCGCAACGGCACCTGCCGGACCTGCTTCTCGCGCATGGAAAGCGGCAGCGTCCGCTACGTGGTCGAGTGGCCGGGCCTGAGCGCGCAGGAAAAACAGGAGGGCTTCATCCTGCCCTGCGTGGCCGTGGCCACCGCGCCCATCGTCATGGTCAATCCGCACGCCGAGAAGACCGCCGACGCGGCGGGCTGACGGCGACGCCCGTGTCCATGAACAGCTCGGCCAGGGTCTGGCGCAGCCAGGCGTGGCCGGGATCCCGGTGGAAGCGCGCGTGCCAGTACTGGTTGACCGCGTAGCGCTCGATCGCGATGGGCGGCGCATGCACCCGCAGGCCTTCCTGCCGCGCCACGATCTCGCCCAACAGGCTCGGCACCGTGGCGACGAAATCGGTCTGCGCGATGATCGCCGCCAGGCCCAGGTAGCTGGGTAGCCGCAGCACCACCTGCCGCTCCAGCCCGGCACGACGGATGGCCTGCTCCACGATCAGCTGGCTGGTGGTCGAGGGCGAGACGTCGACGTGGCCCTCGCGGGCGAAATCGACGCGCGTGAACGTGCGGCGTATGCGCGGATGGCGCGGCCCGGCCACGCACACGAAGTCCTGCTCGAACAGCCGCTGGCGATAGAAGCCGGCATCCAGCTGCGGCATGAAACCGATGGACAGGTCCGCCTCGCCGCTTTCCATGCGGCCCGGCGTGTCGGGTCCGATGCGGAAGATCTCGATGCGCACCGCGGGCGCCGCGTCGCGCAGGCGATTCACGATGCGCGGCAGCAGCACGATGTGGCTGATGTCGGTCATGCACAGCCGGAAGACGCGGTCGGACGCCGCCGGCAGGAAGACCGGAGGTTCGAGCAGCGCCTGCACCGCGGCCAGCGCGGCGGCCACCCGGCCTTCGAGTTCCAGCGCCCGGGCGGTGGGCTCCATGCCCGTGGTGGTGCGCACGAACAGCGGGTCGTCGAACAGC of Pigmentiphaga sp. H8 contains these proteins:
- a CDS encoding aspartate/glutamate racemase family protein translates to MKAVSLYAPYGWKAKIGLIVPSTNTINEPEFWRMAPEGVGVFTARAMLLGSMTRESYVAMAEATRSAADQLATAEVDIVAYGCTSGSFMCPMSEIVADIGKRAGAPALAASGAVVAALRALGVRNVAVATPYVQLVNRREREFLEEYGFGVTSLHGLELGETQEERRAIGRVPPEALYRLARQADRPEADAVFISCTNLASLGVVAALERDLGKPVITSNQACFWACLRRLGLNDTIGGHGRLLETCLAPIDDAAFEV
- a CDS encoding ATP-binding protein — translated: MQPWDIASYRFRGQRRLDDQAAADALRRSEDRYRQLFESIDQGFCVLQMLFESGKPVDYRFLEINPAFEAHTGLRHALGKRMRELSPDHEEHWYQIYGDVALTGQPARFEHHAETLGRWFDVYAFRLGEPDEATVAVLFSDITERYLMEAQREQLLAAERAARHDAETATRMKDEFLATLSHELRTPLSVIIGWSQLLLKRAADNEQLSKGLSTILQSARTQATLISDMLDMSAIFLGKIKLDLEPLDGFEHVARVVQSSEPSMQSKGIRLEFQHSFEVCLVLADPARLQQILWNLLSNAIKFTPPNGRISIAARRTDTRFEIAVADSGVGIEPDFLPHLFDRFRQADGSTSRRYGGLGLGLSIVKQLVEMHGGEVWAESEGMNRGACFTVSLPVYRSPLVASETGDVQGEKGDLLHADSLAGQLILAVEDQPDMLEYLTHLLREYGAEVTGVTSAYAALEELAGRGAGFYSALVADIGMPGMDGYQLIETVRKGMGLDGTALRAVAVTALAREDDRRRALESGFQAHVTKPYRAATLIAAIRGLNEDAG
- a CDS encoding 2Fe-2S iron-sulfur cluster-binding protein, which codes for MNASADTYPVTLDPQQWTFAAGKDENLFQAARRAGIRLPTICRNGTCRTCFSRMESGSVRYVVEWPGLSAQEKQEGFILPCVAVATAPIVMVNPHAEKTADAAG
- a CDS encoding cystathionine gamma-synthase family protein; translation: MSEGFTTRILHSDRRGSVEHGALHKPMHTASAFGYGDAQTLVDVFQGRNPGYSYGRQGNPTTAALEAKLTEMEDGIGTVSFSTGMAAIAAVLTTLLREGDHVVSSGFLFGNTNSLFATMKGLGVEVDFVDATDAANVERALRPDTRLVFVETIANPRTQVAALAEIGALCKARGVLYVVDNTMTSPYLFRPKTVQADLSINSLTKYICGHGNALGGAITDTGLFDWTAYPNISPSYRSTKPAMQGLQQIKKKGLRDMGATLGSEAAHRIAAGAETLSLRMERACATAAALAAQLAAHPKVKRVYHPSLPDHPQHERARALFKRGGALLAFELQDGLDPVHFQNQLRVVISATHLGDNRTLAIPVAQTIYWEMGPERRREMDIADSLIRVSVGIEDPEDLLGDFAQACDAV
- a CDS encoding LysR family transcriptional regulator gives rise to the protein MENIDTKLLRVFDEIRRTGSVSAAAERMGMSQSTMSFFLAKLRELFDDPLFVRTTTGMEPTARALELEGRVAAALAAVQALLEPPVFLPAASDRVFRLCMTDISHIVLLPRIVNRLRDAAPAVRIEIFRIGPDTPGRMESGEADLSIGFMPQLDAGFYRQRLFEQDFVCVAGPRHPRIRRTFTRVDFAREGHVDVSPSTTSQLIVEQAIRRAGLERQVVLRLPSYLGLAAIIAQTDFVATVPSLLGEIVARQEGLRVHAPPIAIERYAVNQYWHARFHRDPGHAWLRQTLAELFMDTGVAVSPPRRRSSRRAD
- a CDS encoding LysR family transcriptional regulator — its product is MARPLNFRQLEAFRAVMLTGSMTGAGHAMSISQPAVSRLIHDLEHELKLVLFQRQGVQIIATEAAVRLYSEVERHFTGADRIREAARAIRLSTAGYLHVGTMPNLASHCLPEAIGLLLRDHPDIIVSVHPDSSINLVSMLLHAQLDIVFGTMPPDPDGLEHDPFPSTQAVCVMPAAHPLARKKRISVNDLDGQDFVALGQASRQRMQLNNAMLTAGVRPNIRVETMHSSSAIGYVSRGIGIAVIDPIAIIGHRTPKVAIRPFTPAISLDFSAVYRRNVPRPDAAAALTRALRRVVDDKLGELGARTPRTGKD